The sequence CAGAGCTGAGCAATCCAGTACTGTACGTATCTTCTTAGAGATTTTTAAGTCGTCAGCGTACATCAAGCACCGAGAGCGTTTTATTACTTTGTTATGTCGTCGAAAAATAAGATGAAAAGATGTCTCTGATGTTTACAGTGTTTGAGGAACTTTCTGTGATTTCCCTCGGGCCGTTACCTTCTTTCCGTGCACCTTGGGCTGGAAAAACTAACATGCCCTTCAGATCCATGAGCAGATCTAATACAACTAATACAACCATTGCTGACACTCTTCATTTCTGTTCGAATTTTTCAGAGTGACTATTGCAACAGAAGGCAtcattaaaacaaacaaaaccgcAGAAATATTCACCGAACGGAAACGACTATTATCCACGTAATCCAAAACTAATGTATGGGAAATGGGTTCATTCCTAGATAAACCAAATACAGACAAATGTAATGAGAATGGTGAAGGAAATGAACTTCAGTACGGAGTGGCCAGTATGCAGGGCTGGCGCTGTGAGATGGAGGACGCCCATTATGCCAAAACGGGATTAGGTGAAAATTGGACTGACTGGAGCTACTTTGCAGTTTTCGACGGCCAGTGAGTTTGTGCATTACTGTCGTGACACTACCAAAAGTTCCGATTCAAATCCCTTTTTTTCCCCCTTTATCTTTTCCACTCATATAGTGCCGGCGTGTCGGTGTCGGCTCATTGTGCAAAACATTTGCTGGATTGCATTTTGCAAACGGAAGactttcaacaacaaaattttatcaaaggAATTCGTGAGGGTTTTCTGAATTTGGACGAAAATATGCGAAAAATCCCGGACCTGTACTATGGTGTAGACAAGTCCGGCACAACGGCAGTCTGTGCATTCGTCGGTAGGGAAAATATATTCATAGCAAATTGTGGCGATTCGAGGGCAATTTTGTGTCGAAACGGCGAGCCGGTATTTTCGACGCAAGACCACAAACCCATTTTGCCGGGCGAAAAGGAACGAATCATGAATGCTGGTGGATCGGTGATGATTCAGCGAGTGAATGGTAGCTTGGCTGTGAGTCGAGCACTTGGTGACTATGAgtacaaaaatgtgaaagacAAGGGGCAGTGCGAGCAGTTGGTGTCACCCGAACCGGAAATATTTTGCTTAGATCGAGATCCGGCTGATGAGTTTTTGGTATTGGCTTGTGATGGTATCTGGGATGTAATGACCAATGAAGATGTGTGTCGATACGTTCAAAACCGGCTACGTGTTACGTCTGATTTGAAAAAAGTGACCAATTCCGTTATCGACACTTGTTTTTTTAAGGTAAGTCGGCCGATGGCACGAAAGCTTTCTTTTTATGTTTGATGtggtttccaatttttctctttcttcCCACTCAAATTGCACCAACAGGGAAGTCGTGACAATATGAGCATTATTATAATAGTGTTTCCTGGTGGACCGAAGCCGACCCAAGAAGCTATCGATACGGAAACGGAGCTCAACCAGCACATCTACGAGATCATTCAAGGTTGTTATTGTTATAGTCGTaaatgttttggttttgaataTTAACGAACCGGCCGCGCTCTCGTGAAACATGCATTCTATATATACGACATTGACTATCGGCATAGCGTCAatgttgattatttttttgtagaatttaaaaaaatgcaatccGAATAAGCAATCAAAAATCGATGTGATAAATGAGAGAGAAACGAGAAcgaatcaaaaaacaattgtGTGCTAGGTGTTTATATAGACAGCTACTATGAAGTGATACTAGAATATAGGCACCACGTATAGTTGTACTACAACTGTTGTAGTGATAAAAAATGTCGGTTTCCGGCGTGCGTAATGACATTGATTGATTAGGTATCATACGTTCTCTGCACAAATGGTGACATAGTGCGTTGGATAGGTTTCGATGATCTTAGTACGAAACACATACATCCGTTGGACCCAATGACGTCTGTGGTTCCGCTGCAGCCGcttcacaaaatttcttaaaaactaATTGGAACCTGTTCCAGGTCTTCACTACCTACCTAACGGTAATACAATATGGACAGTAGACATATATGAGTAATTCTTGTCCTTCTTCGATATTGTACTCAAGGCAGAGTGGAGaccaaactttttttgccaagCGGATGCGAGAATCACAGACCTTATCGAAACCAACGTTTCAATTGTTTACTCAGGCCACCGATACCTATCCAACGACCTATATCATctgtgaaaattctgaaaatgtcaaattgttGCCCAATTAATCAGTGGCACTGACTGGTTGGATCTCGAAATTTCAGCCTTCTCGAATACTTGACGAATGATTAAAAGCAATGTGATAGTCGCGTATTGAGGACAGATGAGGTCAGCAGTTTTTTCCGTGCTAGATACTAGATACGTACATTGTACGCTTACCTTTTAATTAAGTGCATTTCACAATAACACTTTACTAGAACCCCTTCGTGTCATAATTTGTTGTTCACTCAGTTGTGTAGTTAAACTAGTTTTGAGATCGTGCGTGAAAACGTTTGTAAGAAACGTTTGTTAGGATCATGAAACTAACAATCTTCAAATGCTTCACTGctcacggtgcggttgaattaattttaactgagcatttcgatgcacttttgatatttttcgatattattagtcagctcggagccctgaacaaggttccacaaagatttttgattttcatccgtattTTCGGTGACAGTGGTGCATCGTCCATCCTGTCTACAGAGAGAGTGGAGGAAAACTGGTTGTGGTTTCAATCGAtagtgcctgaaattctaataacaattgtacaaaaatgtggTACCGTAAGTGCAAGTGAAGCCGACAGAGACAtgctaaagttgaaaaaacgtgattttcaaacagtcataGAGGCGTGGATACATGAGGGATGAAGCTAATAAATAGTTCTAGCAGTAGAGCAACATttcctctaccaatgaccaaaaaattatttacggaGACCAACTACATAAAGGCCGACagtagctcaaagtttttccctcatatttggtaaaatttgcagGTT comes from Bradysia coprophila strain Holo2 chromosome X unlocalized genomic scaffold, BU_Bcop_v1 contig_38, whole genome shotgun sequence and encodes:
- the LOC119069590 gene encoding protein phosphatase 1B, producing MGSFLDKPNTDKCNENGEGNELQYGVASMQGWRCEMEDAHYAKTGLGENWTDWSYFAVFDGHAGVSVSAHCAKHLLDCILQTEDFQQQNFIKGIREGFLNLDENMRKIPDLYYGVDKSGTTAVCAFVGRENIFIANCGDSRAILCRNGEPVFSTQDHKPILPGEKERIMNAGGSVMIQRVNGSLAVSRALGDYEYKNVKDKGQCEQLVSPEPEIFCLDRDPADEFLVLACDGIWDVMTNEDVCRYVQNRLRVTSDLKKVTNSVIDTCFFKGSRDNMSIIIIVFPGGPKPTQEAIDTETELNQHIYEIIQENSQNPENVNLAQIIQTLNSSNLDGIPPGGGLESKYPDILSAFNDINPGQNEDLQIQEIFYMQ